In Francisella orientalis FNO12, the sequence CCTTATTGATGGTGATTTTGAAAAAGCTGATGAAGATTTTACAGCACAAATTTTAGGTAGATTTACACAGGGTAAAAATGCTGAAAGCGTAACAATGGTGTTTAACTATCTTGATGGTACTAGTAAGGAAGTTGTAGTTAAGCCAATGCCTGCTGATGAGATTAAAAAAGAGTGGTATATATAATGCAACAATTAAATTTAGAAAGACTTCTTTGCCCAATGCCAGTTATCAAAACACAAAATGCTTTGAAAGCTATGCAGTCAGGGGAGCAACTAAAAGTAGTTTGTACAGATCCTGGGACTATGCATGATATTCCAGCATGGTGTAAAGTAAATGATTATATACTTGTCAAAGCAGAACAAGTAGTAGATAAATATGAATTTATAATAGAGGTGAAATAGTGGATCATTCAGTTTTAAATGTGTTGGTTTGTCCAGTTTGTAACTCGAGTTTATATTATGACAAAGAAAATCAGCTTTTAATTTGTAAGGCTGACAAATTAGCTTATCCAATTCGTGAGAATATTCCAGTAATGTTAGTTGAGGAAGCTAAAAAACTAACGCTAGAAGAGGTAAAAAAATATGGCTAATATTCATGTTGTAATCCCTGCTAGGCTTAAATCAACACGCCTACCTGGCAAGATGCTTGCAGATATTGCAGGTAAGCCAATGATTCAAAGAGTGTATGAGCAGGTAGCTAAATCAAAATTTAAAAGCATAATCATAGCTACAGACTTAGAAGAAATAAAAGAAGTTGCAGAAAATTTTGGTGCAAAAGTAATCTTAACAAGAGAGGATCATGAATCAGG encodes:
- a CDS encoding sulfurtransferase TusA family protein, with the translated sequence MQQLNLERLLCPMPVIKTQNALKAMQSGEQLKVVCTDPGTMHDIPAWCKVNDYILVKAEQVVDKYEFIIEVK
- a CDS encoding Trm112 family protein — protein: MDHSVLNVLVCPVCNSSLYYDKENQLLICKADKLAYPIRENIPVMLVEEAKKLTLEEVKKYG